Proteins encoded in a region of the Uloborus diversus isolate 005 chromosome 1, Udiv.v.3.1, whole genome shotgun sequence genome:
- the LOC129220286 gene encoding histone-lysine N-methyltransferase SETMAR-like: protein MDAPRDEQRGVVRFLTAEGVSQHEISRRMAAVYGEHCISLATVKRWCKRFKEGRESCKDDPRPGQSHRAITPNTIAQVDELIRQERRISIDELAEHVNISHGSVHTIIHDHLGYRLLCAEWMPKILNDRQKTERFGAALTHLIRYHNEGNDFLTAIVTGDESWCHHYEPETRRQSLQWKHLNSPPPKKAKAVISAGKVLLTFFFDRQGPLLIEFAKPRETINSARYCETLDRLRISIKNKRPGRLTNGVILLHDNARPHVADVVKTKLAKFKWETLHHTPYSPDLSPCDFHIFGQLKKHLKGTRFVSDDAVKESVSEFLKQQPKEFYENGITRLVSQWDKCLNAHGDYF from the coding sequence ATGGACGCTCCAAGAGATGAACAGCGTGGTGTGGTCAGGTTTTTGACTGCTGAAGGTGTTTCCCAACACGAAATTAGTCGCCGTATGGCTGCCGTGTACGGTGAACATTGCATTTCATTGGCCACTGTGAAGCGTTGGTGCAAACGGTTCAAAGAAGGACGTGAAAGTTGCAAAGACGATCCAAGACCGGGCCAAAGCCACCGTGCAATCACCCCCAACACAATTGCACAGGTTGATGAGCTGATTAGACAAGAACGGAGGATAAGCATCGATGAACTGGCAGAGCATGTGAACATCAGTCACGGTTCGGTTCACACCATAATTCATGACCATCTCGGTTATCGGCTCTTGTGTGCTGAATGGATGCCCAAGATTTTGAACGACCGCCAGAAGACAGAGAGGTTCGGCGCTGCCTTGACTCATCTGATCCGGTATCACAATGAGGGTAACGACTTCTTGACTGCAATTGTGACAGGGGACGAATCATGGTGCCACCACTACGAGCCTGAAACACGCCGGCAGAGCTTACAGTGGAAACATTTGAATTCGCCACCCCCAAAGAAAGCAAAGGCCGTCATCTCCGCAGGTAAGGtgctgttgactttttttttcgatcgtcAGGGGCCATTACTGATCGAATTTGCTAAACCTAGAGAGACTATCAATAGTGCCCGATATTGCGAAACGCTGGATCGCCTGCGTATCTCTATCAAGAACAAACGACCCGGAAGATTGACGAATGGGGTCATCTTGCTGCATGACAATGCCCGTCCCCACGTCGCTGATGTGGTTAAGACAAAACTGGCGAAGTTCAAGTGGGAAACGCTGCATCATACGCCCTACAGCCCCGACCTGTCGCCTTGCGACTTTCACATTTTCGGGCAATTGAAAAAACACCTAAAGGGAACCAGATTCGTGTCGGACGATGCCGTGAAGGagtcagtttcagaatttttgaagCAGCAACCCAAGGAGTTTTATGAGAATGGAATCACGCGACTCGTTAGTCAATGGGACAAATGTTTAAATGCCCATGgtgattacttttaa